The segment GTCGAAGGCGTTACCGCCCTTCGCCAGCACTTCGAGGCCCGCGTTCGTCGCCAGGTAGTTGGCGCTGGCGATGGCCGCGTGGCCGGGGCCACGCACGGTGCCGGCCTGGGAGGTGGGCAGCGGGCGCTGGTCGGCAGCGACCACACCGGAACCGGCGACAAGGAACAGGCTCGCGGCGAGCACGCGCCACGATGGGACATGGACCATGGGGGTCTCACTTCATGGGGATGATCTCAACCCATGAGGTTACCCGATCGGGGCGCCGAGGTCTTACGAGGCGGCCTTGGCCATCAGGTGCTCGTACTTGCGCATGAGCTGGTCGTGGGTCTCGACGTGGTCGGGGTCGTGCGGGATGCATTCCACCGGGCACACCTCGACGCACTGCGGGTTATCGAAATGGCCCACGCACTCGGTGCACAGGTCCGGATCGATGACGTAGTACTGCTCGCCCAGGGAGATGGCCTTGTTCGGGCACACGGGCTCGCAGACGTCGCAGTTGACGCAGGTATCGATGATCAGGAGGGACATGCGCCGATTTTAGCCTGTTTCGAGCCGGCGCATACGGAAAGGGCGCCTCGCGGCGCCCTTTCCTGTACCAGCGGTAGCCGGTGGGTATTACATGGCCACGAAGCGGTAGGTCGCACCGGTCGGGGCCAGGGCATCGCCCACGCGCTGCTGGTCGGCCTGGTCGCCGATGAACAGGATGATCACGTTCTTGAACGAGCCGGCGTTGGCGCCCTTGAAGGCCTCAACCATCAGGTCGGCCGTCTTGGCGGACTCGGGGCCGCCGAACACCAGCATATTGCCCGGGGTAACGCCGCGAGCAACGGTGCCCTGCACGTTTTCAAGCTGGCGCGCGCGGCCGTCCTGGCCCGCCTGGTCGTCGCCAGCCGGCACGAAGTACGGGAACGGACGGTCAGCCGTCATGCCCTGCATGTTCTTCCGCACGATCTGGCCGAAGTACTGGCTCCACGCCTTGGTGTCGGTCGGGTTGGTCGGCTTGGCCACCGTGGCTTCCTGGGTCGAGGCGGCCTGGTCGGCATCCTCGGACTTGTTGCAGGCGGACAGGGCCAGGGCGGCGGTCAGGGCCACGGACGCGGCGAGGACGAACTTACGCATGATGATCACCTTTGGTTTAAGAATTGCGCCAGCGCTGGCGCATGGCCTGCTGCACCGCGGGATGCACGAAGCCGGAGATATCGCCACCCAGGCGACCGATTTCACGCACGAGCGACGAGGAGATAAAGCTGTACTGCTCAGCCGGGGTCAGGAACAGCGTCTCAACCCCGGGGATGAGATGGCGGTTCATGCTGGCCAGCTGGAATTCGTATTCGAAATCCGACACGGCGCGCAAGCCACGCAGGATGACGCCCGCGCCGATTTCGGTGACGAAATTGGCCAGCAGGCTGTCGAAGCCGCGCACTTCCACGTTGGGCAGGTCGGCCAGGGCCAGCCGCGCCAGCGCAATGCGCTCGCCCAGGCTGAAGCCCGGGCCTTTGTTACGGCTCTCGGCCACCGCGACGACGATACGGTCGAACAGCGGCGCCGCCCGTGAGACGAGGTCGGCATGGCCGTTCGTAATCGGGTCGAAGGTACCCGGGTAGACGGCGAGGCGCGGATTGACCGGCGGAGGAGTCATGGATGCACGGGTCGGGGAAAACGCGGGCTAGCTTAGCGGATCAACCGGGATGCGGCGATAGAGGGTGTAGGTCACCCCCCCGGCGTGGCCCTGGCGATGCAACTGCCATGCCTCCGGCAGCTCCGGCGTCACGCCCGTCGGTGCCTCCACATAGATCCACGCGGAGGGCGCCAGCCAGCCGTGCGCCTCGAGCGCAGCCGCCGCGGCATCCCACAGGTGATCGGCGAACGGCGGGTCCATGAACACCACGTCGAACGGCTTGCCGCCGGCCTTCAGCCAGCGCGCGGCATCATCGCCCACCACTGCGGCCTGGACCTTCAGCCGGGCCAGGTTCGCCTTCAGCGCGGCGCCAAGCTTCGGGTCGCGCTCGACGAAGGTCACCACCGCCGCGCCACGCGACAGGGCCTCGATGCCAAGGGCCCCGGTGCCAGCGTACAGATCCAGGCAACGCGCACCCCCGATCACCGGCTGCAGCCAGTTGAACAGGGTTTCGCGCACGCGATCGGGCGTGGGACGGAGGCCCGGCATGTCGGGGACATCCAGGCGTGACTGGCGCAGGGAGCCGCCAATGATGCGGATATGGCCGGTGGAGCTCATCGCTCAGCGGCCAGAGGGGGCGGGGGTGCTAGCATTCGCCTATTGTCTTTGAATCCCCTGCGCAATGCTCAAGTTCTGGAAGAAGAAGCCTGCCGAACCCGCGGCGACCCCGGCCGCGCCGCCCGCCGACGAGCGCGTGGAACCGGTAGCGGACCCGGTCGCGCTCGATAGCACGCCGGCCCTTGCCGAGGCCCTGGCCGAAACCGCTGCGCCCGAGCCCGCCCTGCCCGAGGTTGAGCCGGAGGCCGAGGAAGCCGCCATCGCCGCCGAGGCCCAGGCCGCGGTGCCGGTGAAGCGCAGCTGGCGCGAACGCCTGTCCGGCAGCGGTTTCGCCAAGAGCCTCACCTCGCTGTTCGTGCGCAACGCGCGCCTGGACGACGACCTGCTCGACGAACTGGAAACCGCGCTGATCACGGCCGACGTGGGCGTGGAAGCCAGCACGAAGCTCGTGGAAGCCCTGCGCAAGCGCATGCACAAACGCGAGTTCGCGGATGCGGGCGCCCTGCTGGCCGCACTGCGCCAGGAACTGATCGACTTGCTGAAGCCGGTGGAGAAACCCCTCGACGTCAGCACCCAGACACCGTTTGTCATCCTTACCGTGGGTATCAACGGCGTGGGCAAGACCACGACCATCGGCAAACTGGCCCGCCGCTACAGCGACGAAGGCCGCAGCGTCATGCTGGCGGCCGGCGATACCTTCCGTGCGGCGGCCGTCGAGCAGCTCAAGACCTGGGGCGATCGCAACAAGGTCCCCGTGGTGTCCCAGGGCCAGGACGCGGACGCGGCCAGCGTCATTTTCGATGCGCTGCAGGCGGCACGCTCGCGCGGCACGAAGGTACTGATTGCCGACACCGCCGGACGCCTGCACACCCAGGGCGGCCTCATGGACGAACTGGGCAAGATCGGCCGTGTGATGAAGAAGCTCGATGCCGGTGCGCCGCATGAGGTGCTCATGGTGATCGACGGCACCACGGGCCAGAACGCCATCAGCCAGCTGCGCCAGTTCCGTGACACGGCCGGCGTGACCGGGCTGGTGGTGACGAAGCTGGATGGCACGGCCAAGGGCGGCGTGATGTTTGCGCTGGCGCGTGAGTTTGGCCTCCCCATTCGCTACGTCGGCCTCGGCGAGACCGCCACCGACCTTCGCGTCTTCGACGCCGAAGCGTTCGTGGACGGCTTGCTGCCGGCCGCGCTCGGCGGCTGACGGCGACGGCCGCCGGCACGATGAAGTTACGTTGGCGCACCTTCCTGCTGGCCGCCGGAGGCTTCGTGACCGCGCTGGTCATCGCGCTGGTCATCGCCACGTACGTCATCCTCCAGCCCGACCGCTTTACTTCGCTCCTGCAGGCGCAGGCCCGTGCGGCCGGCCTGTCGCTTTCGCTGGCCAGCCCCGCCACGCCGACGATCTGGCCCAAACCGGGGCTGGAACTGGAAGGGGTGACGGTGCGCGGCCCCCATGGTGGAACGCCACTGATCGTCGCCGCGCGAGGCAAGCTCGTGCTGCCGTGGCGCACCCTGATGGGCCGTGACACCAGCATCTCCCGACTGGAAGTGGAAGGCGCGCGCATCGACGTGGATGCGGTCTCCGCGTACCTCGATACCCTGCCCCGGCGCTCGACCACCGAGGGGGCCACGCTGCCCACGATCGACGCGGGCTTCCGCATCACCCGTGGCACGCTGCTGCGCGGCAACCGCCTGATCCTCTCGGACGTCGAAGTGGACGCGGGCCGCCTCGCCAGCGGGCGGCGCTTCTCGCTCTCGCTCGCTGCGAATACCGCGGACGGTAGCCCCTATCAGATCGTCCTCGCCACGCTGCCGACGCTGCGCGATGGCGTGCTCACCCTGGAGGACGTCTCCCTGGATGTCGCCTCCGACGCGCACTTCGACGCGAGCCTGCGCGGCAACGCCACCTGGCGCGGTGCCGCCGACATGGGTGCCTCGCTGGCAGGCAAGCTCAACCGCCCCGCGTCGCCGCCGTTCGACATGGTGCTTAACGTGACCCCGGCCAACCAGGACGACCCGCTCTACATCGGGCTCAAGCTGGACGGCGATGCCGGGCACGCGGACCTTCGCGTGCCGCCGATCGCCCTTGCCGACTGGTGGGCTGCCCTGCAGGCCAGCGGTGCGCCGACATTGCCGCCGCTGCTTGGCAGCGCGGATGTGCAGGCACTGGATATCGGCGGCGTGCAGGTGAAGGGCCTGCGCGTACGGGCGACGCCCAACGTGGCGGTCCCCTCGTCGGCGGCCTCCGCAGCTGGCGCTTCGCCGTGAACCGTTTCGCCGACGAACTGCTCCGCTGGTTTGACCACCACGGGCGCAAGGACCTCCCGTGGCAGCACCCGCGCGATGCTTACCGCGTGTGGCTGTCGGAAATCATGCTGCAGCAGACGCAGGTGGTTACCGTCATCGGCTACTTCCAGCGCTTCGTCGAGCGCCTGCCGACGCTGCGCGCACTTGCCGACGCTGACGAAGACACGGTGCTTGCCCTGTGGTCGGGGCTTGGCTACTACCGCAGGGCGCGCTTCCTCCATCGTGCTGCGCAACTGTGCGTGGAACACCACGGGGGCAATCTTCCGCGCGACCTCGATGCGCTGGCCGCGCTACCCGGCATCGGCCGTTCGACGGCGGGGGCGATCCTTGCGCAGGCGCATGGCATGCGTTTCCCGATTCTCGACGGCAATGTGAAGCGCGTGCTGACCCGCTATCACGGGATCGCCGGCTTCCCGGGCGAGAGCGCGATCGAGAAGCGGTTGTGGGTGCATGCCGACGAGCACACGCCCGCGAAACGCACGGCGGACTACACGCAGGCGATCATGGACCTCGGCGCGACGGTGTGCGTGCGTAGCAAGCCGGCCTGCACGCTCTGCCCCCAGGCGGCTTCCTGCATTGCCCATCGCGATGGCTTGACCGCGACCCTGCCCACCGCGAAGCCGGGAAAGAAAATTCCCACGCGTTCGCTGGCCATGCTGTTGCTGCGTGACGCCAGGGGCCGCATCCTGCTCGAACGGCGCGGCCCGGTGGGCGTCTGGTCGGGCTTGTGGAGCCTGCCCGAGGCGAGCGATGCCGATAGCGCGCCGGCGGCGGCGGCGGGCCTCGCCCGCGTAGGCAAGCCCGACGCCCTGCCGGCCTTTACCCATGTGTTCAGCCATTACCGGCTGGACGTTTCGCCCATCCTGTTCGACCATGCGGCCCCGCTCAACCGCGTGTCCGACCGCGCCGACCGGCGCTGGTGCGCCCCCGGCGACCTGGCCACCCTTGGCCTGCCGGCACCGGTACGCACGTTGCTCGACAATCTTCCGGAGATCCTCCCATGACGCGCATGGTTTCCTGCGTAAAACTCGGTCGCGACGCCGAAGGCCTCGACTTCGCACCCTGGCCCGGCGAGCTTGGCAAGCGCATCTATGAGCACGTCTCCAAGGAGGCCTGGGCCCAGTGGCTGGCGCACCAGACCATGCTGATCAATGAGATGCGCCTGTCGCCGCTGGATCCGAAGACCCGCAGCTTCCTCTCCGGCGAGATGGAGAAGTATTTCTTCGGCGGAGAGGTCGTACAGCCCGTCGGCTACGTGCCCCCGGATGAAAGGGCTTGACGCCGGGCGCGTCACCCGATTTAATACGCGGCTCCACTGGCCGCAAGTTCGCTTGCAGGCACTCGTGGCTCGGTAGCTCAGTTGGTAGAGCAGGGGATTGAAAATCCCCGTGTCGGCGGTTCGATTCCGTCCCGAGCCACCACTATTCCTAACAAAGCCCACCCTCGCGGTGGGCTTTGTTTTTGTGCGTGCACTCCCACGAATGCAGCGGTGCGCGCCTACATACATGCTCCCTGGTGGCATGGCACATTTTCACGCCAACACACCAGACACGGAGCTCCACGCATGACCGGTGAATTCCTGCGCGACCTGGCCGTCCGGGTCGGACGCCTCGAGATCGATCTCGGCGCTATCGCTACAAAGGTCTCGGCCATCGAAGAGAAGGTGGCCCACATGCCTACCAAAGCCGACCTCTGGCGAACGTTCGCCGTGGCCTCGGCCGCCGTGATCGGCGTCATGTGGGTGGCTATCCAATACCTGGCGAAGCCCTATATCGATGCGCTCGCGTCGCGACTCGGCGGCTGACCTCATCGGGAAGGCAACCCATGAACGACGGAAACCATACCGTGATGTCCCACGCTCTCATGACGTCGCCGTCGGCGAGCCTCTACGCCCCGGGCGGCGATCAAGACACTACAGAGACCGACTCCATGATCGAATTAATGTTGCGAACGATGAGTGACCAGATGAAGGAGCTGGGGGAACGGATGCAGGGCATGGAGACCCGCATGCAGGGCATGGAGACCCGCATGCAAGGCATGGAGACCCGCATGCAAGGCATGGAACGCCACGCGCACGACATGGATAAACGCCTGAGCGCGGACCTGTCCGGCATCAACAAGTCGCTGGAGTACCTTCATGCAAAGGCAGCGGCGTCCGACGCCCGGCTCGATGCCGTCGACGCAAAGCTGGGGACTATGAACGTCGCGATTGCCGTCGTCGATGCGAAAGTGGAAACGCTTTCCGCAACCACCGAAGAGCTAGGCACGCGGGTCACCCGCGTCGAGCAGCAGCTCAATGTGCTCGACAAGCACGTATGCGTGTTGCCGACGTGGAAATCGCTTGGCGTCGTTGCGGCTGCCACCGGAACCGCCACGGGCGGCTTGGTGGGCTGGCTCGGGCAAGGTGGTGCGAAAGCACTGGCCCGGTGGCTCGGCTAGATAGCGCCCTGGTCAGCCTTGCACGTCCTGGCCCGCCTGCGCGGCGCACGTGCGGAGCGCCTCATCCACGATGGCCGTTTCGTCCTGGACCGTGCCGGGCGTATTGCGCGTCAGGCTTGTAATCCGCGTGTCCATGGCCGCACGAAGACGATCCCGGGCTTCCTGTCCGCACGGCGTGCGCGGCTTCCATGCGCTGGCCGCGTCAGCCCGCGTCCGGAGTAGTGCCAGCGACGCGTCGCGCTGCTGCGCCGATGCCTGCTGGGCCGTCCGGACCTGGGCTTGCCAGTCGTTGACGACGCCGTGCAGATCATTGCTGTCCGCAGCGATCGCCGCGGCGTCACGCTGCCGTGCGCCATGGGACGCGGAGAGCGCCAGGATCAGCGTGGTCACCGAGGCGAGGAAGGCGATGCCGACGACGGCTATCACGGTACGCCTGCCGTTGCCGGCCGGGCGCGCATTCGGGGTCTGCTCCGCCATCGACGGGCTCCTGCAAGGGCTCAGGCCGCCATTGTGCCCCAGCCGGGGGGATCGCACGGCACCTTGCCGGCCTTCGCGACGATATGCCCCACCACCCGTAACGCGACCCACGTAACACGCGCCCGCCACGTTACGTCGCTATAGTCGAACGCTTCTCCCAGGGAAGCCGACTCGCATGACCCCTCTGCGCAACCTCGCCCTCCTCGCTGCGATGACCGCGGTCCTCGCCGGTCCCGTCGCCGCCGAAGACCTGAAGGTGATGTCCTTCAATGTCCGCACCATCACCGGACCCGATGGCCCGGATCGCTGGGACATGCGCAAGGATCTCTTCGCTGACACTATTCGCCAGATGGATCCCGACGTGATCGGCACGCAGGAGCTGGGGCAACAGCAGGGCGACGATACGGTGGCCCGCCTGCCGAAGTTCACCTGGTTCGGCCGCGACCGCTTCGGCGGCCACAAGGACGAACACATGGGCATCTTCTACCGTAAGGATCGGCTGAAGCTGGTGAAGTCCGGGGACTTCTGGCTGTCGGACACGCCCGACAAGGTGGCGAGCATTACGTGGGGCAACATCTTCCCGCGCATGGTGAACTGGGCACTCTTCGAGCGGCTTTCGGACCACAAGCAGTTCTACCTACTGGACACGCATTTCCCCTACCGCGATACCGATGAAGACGCGCGGTCGCGTTCGGCCCGCGAGATGGCGGCATGGACGGCGAAGTTGCCGTCCAACGTGCCGGTCATCATCACGGGGGATTTCAACACCGGGCCGGAAAGCGAATCGCACAAGGCGCTCACGGCCTCGTTCAAGGATGCGTGGAGCACCGCACCGGTCAAGGACGGCCCGGAGGAGACCTTCCACGGCTTCACCGGCAAGCCGACCAAGCGGATTGACTGGATCCTCTACCGCGGGGTGACGGTGCAGAGCATGCGCACCATCACCGTGTCGAAGGACGGCCACTACCCGTCCGACCACTTCCCGGTGCAGGCCGACTTCACGCTTTGACCCACGCGCCTCCGGCCCCGCTTGCGGGCCGGGCCGGAGGACGCGATAGTCCGCGTACTGTCTCCAGGGGTTCACGCCATGCGCCGTCTGTATACGTTGTTGCTGCTGGCCTTCACGGCCCTCGTAGCCCAGGCGGCGCCGCCGCCCTCGCCGCCGGCGTCGACCTATTTTGACCACGCCGGCCACGACGACGTCCTCTCCGGCGGCGTGAAGATGATCACCATCGACACGCCGAAGGGAAAATTCCGGGTCTGGACCAAGCGCGTCGGCAACAACCCCACCATCAAGGTGCTGCTGCTCCACGGCGGCCCCGGGGCGACGCACGAGTACTTAGAAGCCTTTGACAGCTACTTCCCCGGCGCCAGCATCGAGTACTACTACTACGACCAGCTGGGCTCCGCGTTCAGCGACAAGCCGACGGACGAATCGCTGTGGGAGATCCCGCGCTTCGTCGAGGAAGTGGAGCAGGTGCGCCAGGCGCTGCACCTGGACAAGGACAACTTCTACCTCCTGGGGCATTCGTGGGGCGGCGTCCTGGCGATCGAGTACGCGCTGAAGTACCAGCAGCACCTGAAAGGCCTCATCATCTCCAACATGGTCGACAGCATCCCGGCGTACAACGCGTACGCGAAGAACGTGCTGATGCCGGCCATGGACCAGAAAAAGCTCGCCGAAGTCCAGCGCATGGAACGCGAGAAAAAGACCGATGACCCGGCCTACATGGCCATCCTCGTACCCATGCACTACCAGCAGCACGTGCTGCGCATGCCCGCCGACCAGTGGCCGGAGCCGGTCAATCGATCGTTCGGCCACATCAACGAGCAGATTTACGTGTCCATGCAGGGCCCGAGCGAACTGGGTGCCAGCGGCAAGCTGCTGAACTGGGACCGGAGCAAGGACCTGTCGAAGATCACGGTACCGACCCTGGTCATCGGCGCCACGTACGACACGATGGATCCGAAATACATGGAAGCCATGTCGAAGAAGCTGCCCGACGGCCACTTCCTGCTCTGCCCCAAGGGCGCGCACCTGGCCATGTATGACGACCAGCAGACGTACTTCACTGGCCTGATCAAGTTCCTGAAGGACACCGACGCCGGCAGGCACTGACGCCAGTCTTCGCTCCTGAGACGTCTTTCTGGCAACATCGTCCGGTTAATGTCGCGCCGTGGCGCGCTGCCGGATCGCTAAATTCATGAATTTGCAAGCCAATTACGAACAGATTCCGCTCAAGGACTACGCCGAGCGCGCCTACCTCGACTACTCCATGTACGTGGTGCTGGACCGCGCCCTGCCGTTCATCGGCGACGGCCTGAAGCCGGTCCAGCGCCGCATCATCTACGCCATGAGCGAACTGAGCCTGGGCGCCCAGGCCAAGCCGAAAAAGTCCGCTCGCACCATCGGCGACGTGATCGGCAAGTTCCACCCCCACGGCGACTCGGCCTGCTATGAAGCCATGGTGCTGATGGCCCAGCCGTTTTCGTACCGCTACCCGCTGGTGGACGGCCACGGCAACTTCGGCTCCTCGGACGACCCGAAGAGCTTTGCGGCCATGCGCTACACGGAATCGCGCCTGACGCCGATTGCCGAGGTACTGCTCTCCGAGCTGGGCCACGGCACCACCGACTGGTCGCCGAACTTCGACGGCACGATGGACGAGCCCACCTGGCTGCCGGCGCGCGTCCCCCATGTGCTGCTGAACGGTGGCATGGGCATCGCGGTGGGCATGGCCACGGATATCCCGCCGCACAACCTGCGCGAGGTGGCCAGCGCCTGCATCCGCCTGCTCGACGACCCGGAAGCCACCATCGCCGACCTGTGCGAGCACGTGCTGGGCCCGGATTACCCCACCGCCGCCGAGATCATCACGCCGCGCCGCGAGATGGTGGCGATGTACCACACCGGTACCGGCTCGGTCCGTGCCCGCGCGATCTATGAGCGCGACGACGGCAACATCGTGATCACGGCCCTGCCCCACCAGGTGTCGCCGTCGAAGATCCTTGAGCAGATCGCCGCGCAGATGCGCGCGAAGAAGCTGCCGATGATCGAAGACCTGCGCGACGAGTCCGACCACGAAAACCCCATCCGCCTCGTCATCGTGCCGCGCTCCAACCGCGTGGACGGCGACGAAATGATGCAGCACCTCTTCGCCACGACGGACCTGGAGAAGAGCTTCCGCATCAACATGAACATGATCGGCCTGGATGGCCGTCCGCAGGTGAAGGACCTGAAGACGGTGCTGTCGGAGTGGCTGCGTTTCCGCACCGATACCGTCACCCGTCGCCTGAACCACCGCCTCGGCCGCGTCGAGCGCCGCCTGCACCTGCTTGAGGCGTTGCGCATCGCCTACCTCAACCTGGATGAGGTGATCCGCATCGTCCGTACCGAAGACGAGCCGAAGCCGGTGCTGATCGCCCGTTTCCGCCTCGACGAGGAGCAGGCCGATTACATCCTCGAGACCAAGCTGCGCCAGCTGGCGCGCCTTGAGGAAATGAAGATCACCGAAGAGCGCGACAAGCTCGAGGAAGAGCGCGCCCGGATCAACGTGCTGCTGAAGTCGCCGGCCAAGCTGAAGGGCCTGATCAAGGAAGAACTGCGCGCCGACGCCGAAAAGTTCGGCGACGAGCGCCGTTCACCGCTGATCGAGCGCAGCGTCGCCCAGGCGCTGGACGAAAGCGCCCTGGTGGCGTCCGAGCCGGTCACCGTGGTGCTCTCGCAGAAGGGCTGGGTGCGCGCCGGCAAGGGCCACGACGTGGACGGCGAGGCGCTGTCGTACCGCGAAGGCGACAGCCTGCAGGGCATCGCCCGCGCACGTACCACGCAGCAGGTTGCCTTCATCGATTCGACCGGGCGCGCCTACGCCACGCCGGCGCATACGCTGCCCTCGGCACGCGGCAACGGCGAGCCGCTCACGGGGCGCTTCAGCCCGCCGGCGGGCGCGCGCTTTGACGCGCTGGTGGCCGCGGAGAACGACACCCGGATCATCCTGGCCACGGACTTCGGCTACGGCTTCGTGACGCGCTTCGAGGCGCTGACCGGCCGCCAGAAGGCGGGCAAGCAGATCATCTCGCTCAGCGATGGCGCCCATGTGCTGGCCCCGGCCATCACGCCGGATCCGTCACGCGACCGCATCGTGGTCGTCACCAGCGAGGGCCACCTGCTGATGTTCTCGGTGGCCGAGCTGCCGGAACTGGACAAGGGCAAGGGCAACAAGCTCATCGAGATCCCGAAGGCCAAGCTGGCTTCCGGCGAAGAGCGCGTGGTCGGCGTGGCCGTCGTCACCGAGGGCAAGGGCGAGGTCACGATGTACGCCGGTGCCCGCAAGCTCACGCTAAAGTGGGCCGACCTCGTGGAGTACGGCGGCAGCCGCGCCACGCGTGGCGGCGTGCTGCCGCGCGGCCTGCGCCGCGTCGAACGCATCGAAACCAGCGGCTGAGCTCAGAGCCGGGTGACGTCCCAGGACACCATCCGGCCGTCCTTGTAAGGCATCACGCCGTGGAAGGGCCGCGGGTCCTGGTCGAAGACCAGCGGCAGGAAGTGGCGGTCGCCCTCCCACATCGGCAGCGCATCCAGATCCTCGACGGACACCCACTCCAGGGTGCCCTCGGGGTTGGACGTGAACGCCTCGCCCTCGAAGGCGGTAATGACGAAGATGAAGCCGAGCCAGTCTTCACCCTGCTTGCCGAAGCCCGGCCAGTTCAGGGTGCCGCGCAGGCTCATGCGGGTGCATTCGATGCCGGCCTCTTCGCGGATTTCCCGGCGCATGCAGGCGGCGATGTCCTCGCCCGGCTCCATTTTTCCGCCCAGGCCGTTGTACTTGCCCAGGTGCTGGTCGTCTTCGCGGGCATTGCGGTGGATCATCAGCACGCGCTGGCCATCGGGCGAGAGCACGTAGCCGAGGGTGGCGACGATAGGCGTATAGGGCATGGCGTGGAGGGGATAAGGTAAACCACGGAGTTTACGCCCTGCACCAGCCCTTGCACCCACCCCGCCTGCCCGGCGAACATCGGTGGATGCCCCACCGCCGTTTCCGCCCCATGGCCACCCGCTTCCTTCTCCGCACCCTCGCCCTGGCTGGCCTCGCGGGCCTGTCCATCGGCTGCGCCGAGCCTGCCGATGCCGTTGATGGCCGTGAGGTCGTGTTCGACAGCCAGTCGTATTTCGTGGTCACGGTGGATACCCGCCGCGAAGACATCGAGTTGTTCTGGCGCAACCCGGACACCAGCGAACCCTTCGCCACCATCGAATCGCTGAAGGCGTGGACGGCCAGCAAGGGCCGCACCCTCGCGTTCGCCACCAACGCCGGCATCTACGATCGTGATTTCCGCCCGCTGGGGCTGTATGTCGAAGATGGCAAAGCCATCGTTCCGCTGAACCTGGCCCACGGCAACCCGCGATCCGGCAATTTCTCGCTGCTGCCCAACGGCGTCTTCGCCGTGTACGACGACGGTACCGCCGAGGTCCGCAGCACGGATGCCTTCCGTGCGTCGGCGCGCAAGCCGCGTTGGGCGACGCAGTCCGGACCCATGCTGGTCGTGGACGGCGAAGTGAACACGCAGTTCGACAACGGCTCCGACAGCATGAAGTGGCGCAGCGGTGTCTGCGCCAAGACCGCGCACGATGTGGTCTTCGTGGTCAGCCGCGCGCCGGTGAATTTCCATGCCTTCGCGCGCCTGTTCCGTGACAACCTCGGCTGCCGCGACGCCCTGTTCCTCGACGGCACCATCTCGCAGGCCTGGACGCCGGGCGATGGCTACGCCGGCGCGCCGGCCTTCATGACCAAGCCCTACGCGGGTATGGTCGCTGTCTTCCCCAAGCGGCGCTGACCACGGATGCGCCTCGCCCGCCGCCTGCTTGCCGCTCTGCTATTGCTGATCGTGCTCGTGCTCGCGGTGGGATACCTCGCCTTGTCAGGCAGCCTCGCCCGGCTGGACGGCTCGCTTGCCCTGCACGGCCCATCCGCAGCGGTGACGCTCCAGCGTGATGCGCTGGGCACGCTGACGGTGCAGGCGGCCAATCGCCGTGATGCGGCGTGGGCGCTCGGCTTCGCGCATGGCCAGGATCGTTTCTTCCAGATGGACCTGCTGCGTCGCGTGGCGGCCGGCGAACTCGCCGCGCTGGTCGGCGAGGCCGCGGTGGATGTGGACATGCGCCACCGCGTACACCGCCTGCGCGCCGTGGCCGAGGCGGCTTACGCCTTCCTGCCGCCGGACCAGCGCACCCTCGTCGATGCGTACCGCGATGGCGTGAACGCCGGCCTCGGCCAGCTTCGGGTAAGGCCATGGGAGTACCTGCTGCTTCGCCAGACGCCGCAACCCTGGCAGGGCGAAGACAGCCTGCTGGTGCTGGGTGCGATGTACCTGGACCTCAACGAAGACGGCACGAACGGGCGTGACCTGGGCCTGGCGCGCCTTCGCGCGACGCTA is part of the Luteibacter pinisoli genome and harbors:
- a CDS encoding endonuclease/exonuclease/phosphatase family protein, whose protein sequence is MTPLRNLALLAAMTAVLAGPVAAEDLKVMSFNVRTITGPDGPDRWDMRKDLFADTIRQMDPDVIGTQELGQQQGDDTVARLPKFTWFGRDRFGGHKDEHMGIFYRKDRLKLVKSGDFWLSDTPDKVASITWGNIFPRMVNWALFERLSDHKQFYLLDTHFPYRDTDEDARSRSAREMAAWTAKLPSNVPVIITGDFNTGPESESHKALTASFKDAWSTAPVKDGPEETFHGFTGKPTKRIDWILYRGVTVQSMRTITVSKDGHYPSDHFPVQADFTL
- a CDS encoding proline iminopeptidase-family hydrolase codes for the protein MRRLYTLLLLAFTALVAQAAPPPSPPASTYFDHAGHDDVLSGGVKMITIDTPKGKFRVWTKRVGNNPTIKVLLLHGGPGATHEYLEAFDSYFPGASIEYYYYDQLGSAFSDKPTDESLWEIPRFVEEVEQVRQALHLDKDNFYLLGHSWGGVLAIEYALKYQQHLKGLIISNMVDSIPAYNAYAKNVLMPAMDQKKLAEVQRMEREKKTDDPAYMAILVPMHYQQHVLRMPADQWPEPVNRSFGHINEQIYVSMQGPSELGASGKLLNWDRSKDLSKITVPTLVIGATYDTMDPKYMEAMSKKLPDGHFLLCPKGAHLAMYDDQQTYFTGLIKFLKDTDAGRH
- the parC gene encoding DNA topoisomerase IV subunit A, which produces MNLQANYEQIPLKDYAERAYLDYSMYVVLDRALPFIGDGLKPVQRRIIYAMSELSLGAQAKPKKSARTIGDVIGKFHPHGDSACYEAMVLMAQPFSYRYPLVDGHGNFGSSDDPKSFAAMRYTESRLTPIAEVLLSELGHGTTDWSPNFDGTMDEPTWLPARVPHVLLNGGMGIAVGMATDIPPHNLREVASACIRLLDDPEATIADLCEHVLGPDYPTAAEIITPRREMVAMYHTGTGSVRARAIYERDDGNIVITALPHQVSPSKILEQIAAQMRAKKLPMIEDLRDESDHENPIRLVIVPRSNRVDGDEMMQHLFATTDLEKSFRINMNMIGLDGRPQVKDLKTVLSEWLRFRTDTVTRRLNHRLGRVERRLHLLEALRIAYLNLDEVIRIVRTEDEPKPVLIARFRLDEEQADYILETKLRQLARLEEMKITEERDKLEEERARINVLLKSPAKLKGLIKEELRADAEKFGDERRSPLIERSVAQALDESALVASEPVTVVLSQKGWVRAGKGHDVDGEALSYREGDSLQGIARARTTQQVAFIDSTGRAYATPAHTLPSARGNGEPLTGRFSPPAGARFDALVAAENDTRIILATDFGYGFVTRFEALTGRQKAGKQIISLSDGAHVLAPAITPDPSRDRIVVVTSEGHLLMFSVAELPELDKGKGNKLIEIPKAKLASGEERVVGVAVVTEGKGEVTMYAGARKLTLKWADLVEYGGSRATRGGVLPRGLRRVERIETSG
- a CDS encoding NUDIX hydrolase; translated protein: MPYTPIVATLGYVLSPDGQRVLMIHRNAREDDQHLGKYNGLGGKMEPGEDIAACMRREIREEAGIECTRMSLRGTLNWPGFGKQGEDWLGFIFVITAFEGEAFTSNPEGTLEWVSVEDLDALPMWEGDRHFLPLVFDQDPRPFHGVMPYKDGRMVSWDVTRL
- a CDS encoding phosphodiester glycosidase family protein, which codes for MPHRRFRPMATRFLLRTLALAGLAGLSIGCAEPADAVDGREVVFDSQSYFVVTVDTRREDIELFWRNPDTSEPFATIESLKAWTASKGRTLAFATNAGIYDRDFRPLGLYVEDGKAIVPLNLAHGNPRSGNFSLLPNGVFAVYDDGTAEVRSTDAFRASARKPRWATQSGPMLVVDGEVNTQFDNGSDSMKWRSGVCAKTAHDVVFVVSRAPVNFHAFARLFRDNLGCRDALFLDGTISQAWTPGDGYAGAPAFMTKPYAGMVAVFPKRR